From a single Eleginops maclovinus isolate JMC-PN-2008 ecotype Puerto Natales chromosome 20, JC_Emac_rtc_rv5, whole genome shotgun sequence genomic region:
- the LOC134882825 gene encoding blue-sensitive opsin-like, whose translation MKGSRAMELPEDFWIPVPLDTNNITSMSPFLVPQDHLGSSSVFYGMAAFMFFVFIFGTSINVLTIACTAQYKKLRSHLNYILVNLAVANLLVAGVGSFTAFCSFACRYFIFGALGCKIEGFLATLGGMVSLWSLAVVAFERWLVICKPMGNFIFKPDHAIACCAFTWVFALMASLPPLFGWSRYIPEGLQCSCGPDWYTTNNKYNNETYVMFLFGFCFAVPFSTIVFCYSQLLITLKMAAKAQAESASTQKAEREVTKMVVVMVLGFLVCWLPYASFALWVVNNRGQSFDLRMATIPSCLSKGSTVYNPVIYVLFNKQFRSCMMQMLGMGSGSDEESSTSQSVTEVSKVGPA comes from the exons ATGAAAGGATCTCGGGCCATGGAGCTACCAGAAGACTTTTGGATACCTGTTCCGCTGGACACCAACAACATCACGTCAATGAGTCCATTCCTGGTTCCTCAGGACCACCTGGGGAGCTCGTCCGTCTTCTATGGCATGGCAGCATTCATGTTCTTCGTTTTCATTTTTGGCACTTCCATAAACGTCCTCACCATTGCATGCACTGCCCAATACAAGAAGCTCCGGTCCCACCTTAACTACATCCTGGTGAACTTGGCCGTGGCAAACCTCCTCGTGGCCGGCGTGGGCTCTTTCACTGCGTTCTGCTCATTTGCATGCAGATATTTCATCTTTGGAGCACTAGGATGCAAGATTGAAGGTTTTCTGGCAACGCTTGGAG GTATGGTGAGCCTGTGGTCTCTTGCTGTGGTAGCTTTTGAAAGATGGCTGGTTATCTGCAAGCCAATGGGTAACTTTATTTTCAAGCCTGACCATGCTATAGCTTGCTGTGCATTCACCTGGGTGTTTGCACTGATGGCTTCACTTCCTCCACTTTTCGGATGGAGCAG GTACATCCCAGAGGGCCTGCAGTGCTCTTGTGGTCCAGACTGGTAcaccacaaacaacaaatacaacaatgaAACCTACGTCATGTTTCTCTTCGGGTTCTGCTTCGCTGTGCCCTTCTCCACCATCGTCTTCTGCTACTCTCAGCTCCTCATTACGCTGAAAATG GCAGCAAAGGCCCAAGCAGAGTCTGCCTCCACCCAGAAGGCAGAGCGCGAGGTGACCAAGATGGTGGTGGTCATGGTGCTGGGCTTCCTGGTGTGCTGGTTGCCTTACGCCTCCTTTGCTCTTTGGGTTGTGAACAACCGTGGGCAATCCTTCGATCTCAGGATGGCGACCATACCTTCCTGCCTCTCGAAGGGCTCTACAGTCTACAACCCTGTTATCTATGTTCTCTTCAATAAACAG TTTCGTTCATGCATGATGCAGATGCTGGGTATGGGTAGTGGAAGTGATGAAGAAAGCTCAACATCACAATCAGTGACTGAAGTCTCCAAAGTTGGTCCTGCTTAG